In the genome of Cervus elaphus chromosome 5, mCerEla1.1, whole genome shotgun sequence, the window GTGGGGCTGGTTAAGATTAGCAAGGTAGAATACAGGCTGAGATAAAAGAAGATTTGATAATACCCATTTCCCAATCTTCTGCAATATAGAATGTGAACTTTTAGCTAGGCACATTACCTCCTGAAATCAAAGACCACACTTCTCAGCTCACCATAGAGCTGTTAACCACATGATCAagttctttttgaattatgtgttATCAGGAATGTTTATAGAATGTCTAGGACAGAGCAtgccctctttctccttcctggtGCTTGGAATGCAGAGGCAGTGGCTGACTCTAGGCATCATGTTGGCATGGGGTGGCCTTGAGGAAGTCACATGCAGTGGGCCAAGTAGTAGAAGGACCTGTGTTTCTGTTGAAATTATAAACCAGTTATGTACCTACTCTGGACATTCTGTAAACTAGATTTTCTTTTACTGGAAAGAATAAACCCTTGTGTGTGGAAGCCAAAGTCTTCATTACTTTTAACTGAACGTAATCTAATATAGATTCAGGGTGTTAAAAAGGAAGAGGTACTAAAGAAAACGACAAAGAAGGCAAAATCAGAGAGGTAAAAATAGAAGGATTAGGACAGGGTATATCAGAGAACCAATGGGAAAAAACTTGGAAGGATATGAAGGTTTAATACCTTATGGAGGTTTTAAATACTGGAGAGAATGATCATATTTCTTTGTAATTATATTAAAGttgtgagaaaaaaattattaatcatAACTGATTGTGCATCATTTATTTAGTGTTGCAAAACACCTAGAGCTTACAATTTTCCATTATTCTAAAAGACTTTATAATTTACTTTATAATGCATTTCTTAACTCTCTTTCAATTGAGGCTAACCTGAGCCAGAAATCCTCATAAATTGTATTTCATGTTTCAATTTGACTATAATGACTGTATTACATAATGGATAGTGGCAGAGAAGCAACAAAAAAtctgtatgtgtttgtattttggaTATAAACTctttattggtcatatcatttgcaaatattttctcccatttactaggttgtctttatattttgttgatggtttcctttgctgtgcaaaagcttttaagttcaaattatgtcccatttgtttatttttgcttttgcttctttcaccttgtttatacTTGGtgtaagaaaatgttctaattcttttttttttaacatgtagatGTCCAGTTTCCCTAACATCATATGtcttttcctcattgtatattcctgcctcccTTGTCATAGATCAATTGTCCATGAATGCGGATTTGTTTCCAGgcactctattctgtttcatttacttatgtttctgtttttgtgtcaatactatactgtttttattactgtagcCTTGTATAGTCTGAATTCAGGCAGCATGACACCTCAagctttgttgttctttctcaagatttctttggctaaaCATAGTCTTTTGCAGTTCCATATAAACTTAAAGATTactctagttctgtaaaaaatgtcatgggtattttcaTAGCGATTGTAGTAAAGCTGTAGATTTCTTTGGGAcagctcttacaactcaacatcaaaaaaaacacaaaacacctgATTAAAAATGTACAGAAAGCCTGAAtagaaattcttccaaaaaagacatacagatggccaacaggcacatgaaaagatgctcaacattgctagtcatcagagaaatacaaaataaaatcacaatgagatatcacctcatacctgtcagaaaggctgtcatcaaaaagaccacaaataacaaaaacTGACAAGGATATGGGGGAAAGAGAACCCTCATACATCATTGGCAGGAAGGTAAATTGGTGCAGcatctatggaaaacagtatgaaggtttctcaaaactaaaaacagaactactatatgatccagcagttcctttcctgagtatatatccaaagaaaacaaaaacactatttGGAAAAGATCTATGCACCCAgtattcatagcaacattatttacaatagccacgatacggaagcaacctgtgtccatcgGTAAATGAATTACGAAGATGtgacataaacacatacacacaggaatattaatcagccataaaaaagaatgaaattttgccatttgtaacagtataggtggacctggagggtattatacttaatgaaataagtcagacaaaaagacaaataaaaataacatataattttgtgttatcacttatatatggaatctaaaaattaaacaaatgaatataacaacaaaaaaagactcaCCGATACAGAGTccaaactagtgattaccagtggggagaggggagtagGGGAGGGACAAGATAGGgatagggaattaagaggtacagcTTCTCTGTATAAAGATAAGTAAGCTACAAGGTTGTATTGCATAGCACAGgtaatataaccaatattttataactttaaatggagtataatatattaaaatatcaaatcaccatatacctgaagctaacataatattttaattcaactatactttaataaaaagaaatctctgTGCAAAATGAAATTTATAAGCCTCAGAAAAGTTAATGGTAGTGAATACCTTAGGTATTCTGAATGATACAATTGTAGTGGATTTTTTGTGTAGAGTTTAGTATCTTTGTTCTGAGCCAGGAAATTTATATCTATCTTATTGATAATGTTCATCTCATAAAATGAGGACACTgatgaatataattttattaaaagagagtttcatatcagttcagtcgctcacttgtgtctgactctttgcgaccccatggactgcagcatgcaagggttccctgtccattaccaactcctggagcttactcaaactcatgtccatcaagtcggtgatgccatccaaccatctcatcttctgtcattcccttctcctcctgccctcaatctttcccagcatcagggtcttttccaatgagtcagttcttcacatcaggtagccacagtattgagtttcaacttcagcatcagtcctgccaatgaatattcaggactgatctcctttaggattgactggttggatctccttgcagttaaagggactttcaagagtcttctccaacaccacagttcaaaagcatcaggtcttcggcactcagctttctttatagtccaactctcactccatacctgactactgaaaaaccatagctttgactagatggacctttgtctctgctttttaatatgctgtctaggttggtcatagcttttcttccaaggagcaagcatcttttaatttcatggctgcagtcaccatctgcaatgattttagaggcccccccccaaaaaaaaaagttggcttaaaactcaacattcagaaaactaagatcatggcatccagtcccatcacttcatggcaaatagatgggaaacaatggaaacagtgagaaaagagAGTTTACAATCACTTAAAATCCAAAGTTGGATAAAATTTTCATGCAGGCAGAAACATAAAGTTTGAAAGGTTTTCCAAATCTGTAAGAATATTCTACAAAAGCATAATTTCATATTatcatttgctttcttctttttactgaaatatagttgacttacaatattgtattagtttcaagtatacagcatactcatttgatatttctatatattatgcACATAAAAAGTtactacaatattattgactgtatttGCAGTATAttgactatgtgtgtgtgtgttcaatcactcaggggacttccctggtggtctggtggttaagaattcaccttataatgcaggggatgcaggtttgaaccctggtcagggaaccaagatcccacatgctgcagggtaacTGAACCCATGCCCATGtgacacaactagagagcctgtgtgccacaactaaaacccaatgcagccaagaaaataaataaacaaatatttaaaaaaaaaaaatcactcagtagcatctgattctttgtgaccccatggactgtagtccaccaggctcctctgcccatggaattttccaggcaagaatattacagtggggtgccatttcctcttccagggcatctttcaaactcagggatcaaacctgagtcttttgcatctcctgctttggcaggtagattctttaccactagtgccaccatatTATTGACTATAATGCTGTACATTGTATTCTTACAACTTAGAATATAATGGTAGTTTGTGCCTCTGactccccttcacctattttgcccaTCTGACTTATTCTTTATATTAACTTGGAGTTACCATATTTTAAATCCATTATAATAGTAATGACCTACTTCTGATAGTATATTAAACTTAGAGTATCTAattaagaagaaattaagaaaatatctaattaggaagaaagaaagaataggatatttttttttttgaaagaatagGATATTATAGTCAACTGAATTTTCTGGACAATCCACAattaaagaaaatgcttttagTTTCAATTACTACATTTGAGAGAGTCACTTTATAATATATTCTTTCCAGTCTTTGTAATTAAGGTACAATATACTACAACTATAATTGCATATTTTGATGCTTAATTTTCAGTGTCTTGAGAACAGTTTGGAACTATAGCTATAGAAAGAATGGGGATTATATCCTGGGATTCAACTCTTGATATTATAGATAAGGAACTGAGGCTCTGAAAAGTCAAAggcatatacacatgcatgcatccaCATATGCATTCATAATAGAATGCAGATTTATCCAAGTATCAAGCTAAACAACTGTTATTTTTATAAGATCTCAAGGTGAGTTTAGTAAAAcacaagaattttaatttttaacaaacaTGATCATCATGAATTTTCCTCTACTCATACATACAAACAaaattcatattcattctctTTCACATAATATAGCCAAAACTACCCATGGGTTGATGATTGTAGAGCTGGATGTTTGAACCTGTAGTATTTTGAAGTCTCTAAATAACCTTCTAGGGAAagtcagaattatttttaatgagcagagtaagagaaaaaagagaagacagtcGTGTGCTAATAATATTGATGCCTTCCAAGCTGAATTCACAACCTATGCGTTTGACAGGGAGGCTTCTCTGGCAGGGGTTTATACTTCACCTTTGTGGTAGGTTTCTGGAGCAGCCCTGTTTTGGTTAAATAGCATAATCAGTAGACGCTCTATAACTACCCAATTCATAGAATGTTAGGTCTGCACCTTGAGTTTTTTGATCTGCTATTGTTTCTGCCTCAGAATACACAATGCTGTGGTATGTTGATTTATATTTATGATAAAACTGTTACTGATTTCTTTAGCAGGTGAAACAGCATTGTTCTTCTTCCATTATTGCCCCAAAACACCATATTGGCCCTCCATCCCCCATGTCTGGATAATATGAGGCAGATTCCACTGTTTTCAAGTTATTTGGGGACATCAAAACATGCTATTTTCAGCTATAGAAGGACAGTCAATCTAATATCAAAATTTAAATCTTTCATCCAATTAAAGCTTCTCTATTCCCCTGCCGTACAGCTTGAAGGCATTAACTTATGGCTTTAAACCTGCTTTTGGGAGAGTGTggtctcctttctctttccctgcaAACACACCTCTTTCTTACATTTGACTCCTTCTAGATCAGTGGCAGAGAAGAGATAAGAAGTAAAGGGTAGTGCTTTAACTGGTTGGTGCTGTTGACTCCACTTTCTCACACTGGGATTCAAATGATGGCTCTTTCCTGGTACATACTGGTGAATTCTCAGAGATGTTTGTCCACTTGCCCTGGCTCTTGACTTAGGCAATTCCTTCCCCAGATGACCTCTTGTGATACCCCGTCAGCTCCTACCCCTGGAGGTAACCCCATACAGCATTGTTCTGCCAGGATTCCCTCACCCCAGTGGACAGCCTTTGGGCCAGAGCCTTTCAAGGGTGGCTCTCACTTGGTCACATCACTGCCTGTTCACTGGAAATTGACAACCTGAGGGACATTTGGCATCCTTGCCCTGCTCCATCCTACTGCTGCCTTGCCTTGAGCTACTCTGATTTCTTCTTTGGATGTACCCTAAGCTCCTGGGATTTGACCCCCAAACTCATCTATGTGCTCTCTGGTGGTGGAGCACATAGTAGGGATGTTGACTCAGCCCCTGTTCTAGCTGACAACTGCAGTCTCTTGGAGAATTTCACCTGGTGTTTCCCTCACGCACTTAGGGGGCATGTAGCCTGAATCTTCCCTCACAGGGAGGATAGGGGAAATACCTTTTCTACTGTGAACTCTTCCCAGGGAATCCTTAGTTTGCTCTAATACAGTGTGTGTGGGTAAAGGTCACCAAACTAGACTGGATACTTCCCAGCAAGTCATGACTCTTTAGAATGTAGACGAATTCCCCATTATTTTCAGCTTTGTGCTTTAGTTGAAATTTTAAGACAATAGAAGAAGTTCTATTCCACTTGTGTTTGATTATGTGCAGTAATTTTCATGGGTTgtgtataaaatgaaaaagttgatTAGCTCATTGTTCTGAAGTCACtgctattaatttaaaaaaaaaatcctagtacTTATACTGAATTCCTTTCTTTGATAGTCTAGCTTCTTGAGAAAATAAATCAGGAAATAACCCCCTAAAGTCCTCAGaacaaatagaaataatatttaaacctcccctctccccagcacaCACAAGCCTGAGTACTTACTTAGCAGGAAATTCCCCTGGGTCTTTCCTCAGTCCCTATTTACTCTGCCTTTCATATACTGCTCATATTTAAGTCTCTGAATACTACAAAGTTAGTGTTCTTTtgtttgcaaatgacagaatTCACCCCAAAAAATGCTTATCAGTTAGGATTCTGTTAGTTGTAAGCATTCAAAAACCCAAGTCAAAATGCCCTTTAAAAGTAAAGGAAATGTTTCATCCATGTAAGTGACATAGCTAGAGGCTTCCAGCAAAGTTGGATTCAGATTCTCACCAAGaacgcattttttttttctgcatggtTTTGACTTTATCTTAAATATAACTTCCCTTTAGTTGTAAGGTGTCTGTCAGAAGCACCTGACACTTAATGTCTCCTCCATTATGTCcattgaatatctttttttgCTAACTCCTAAGAATGACAAAGGGAACTTTCTCAGaagtttccagaaaaaaatctcttaataGGTCATGTGTTCATTTCTGCATCAATAACCCTATCCAGGATAATGAGGCATGCTAACTGACTTCAGTCTGGATGCACTGTAGAACTGAGATTTAGGATCAGTTCTACTCAAAACATAGGATTGGAAGTAAGGCAAACTGTTAGGAAGGAGGAAGTAAAGAATGGACACTGGGGAAGCATCAAGAAATCAACATATAAGTCCAAGTGGAGCGAGTGAGCTGAGTGGTTGTGTGGTTGCGTCCCGGAGAATGGTAGCGCTTGCAGCATGGCTGACCAACTCACTGAAGAGCCGATTGCAGAATTCAAAGAAGCTTTTTCACTATTTGACAAGGATGGTGATGGAACTATAACAACAAAGGAATTGGGAACTGTAATGAGGTCTCTTGGGCAGAACCCCACAGAAGCAGAGTTACAGGACATGATTAATGAAGTAGATGCTGATGGTAATGGCACAATTGACTTCCCGGAATTTCTGACAATGAtggcaagaaaaatgaaaaacacagacagtgaagaagaaattAGAGAAGCATTCCATGTGTTTGATAAGGATGGTAATGGCTATATTAGTGCAGCAGAGCTCCTCCATGTGATGACAAACCTTGGAGAGAAGTTAACAGATGAAGAAGTTGATGAAATGATTAGGGAAGCAGATATTGATGGAGATGGTCAAGTAAACTATGAAGAGTTTGTACAAATGATGACAGCAAAGTGAAGACATTGTACAGAATGTGTTAAATTTCTTGTACAAAATTgtta includes:
- the LOC122694071 gene encoding calmodulin-1-like; this encodes MADQLTEEPIAEFKEAFSLFDKDGDGTITTKELGTVMRSLGQNPTEAELQDMINEVDADGNGTIDFPEFLTMMARKMKNTDSEEEIREAFHVFDKDGNGYISAAELLHVMTNLGEKLTDEEVDEMIREADIDGDGQVNYEEFVQMMTAK